Proteins encoded by one window of Sulfurospirillum barnesii SES-3:
- a CDS encoding P-II family nitrogen regulator: MKKIESIIKPFKLEDVKDALAELDITGMTVSEVKGYGRQQGHSELYRGAEYVVDFLPKVKIEVVVVDELVDKVVDVIIKNARTGKIGDGKIFVTDVEKSIRIRTGETDNEAV, translated from the coding sequence ATGAAAAAAATTGAATCAATTATTAAACCTTTTAAACTAGAAGATGTCAAAGATGCCTTAGCTGAACTTGACATTACGGGTATGACGGTCAGTGAAGTCAAAGGCTATGGAAGACAACAAGGACACTCAGAGCTTTACAGAGGTGCTGAGTATGTGGTTGATTTTTTACCTAAAGTAAAAATTGAGGTGGTTGTCGTCGATGAACTGGTAGATAAAGTGGTGGATGTGATTATTAAAAATGCTCGAACGGGAAAAATTGGTGATGGAAAAATCTTCGTCACCGATGTGGAAAAAAGCATTCGTATTAGAACGGGTGAAACGGATAACGAAGCCGTTTAA